One Desulfonispora thiosulfatigenes DSM 11270 DNA window includes the following coding sequences:
- a CDS encoding aspartate aminotransferase family protein, with product MAELTTEQLIAMDKDSLWHHLFQHKALETNNPLIVTGGKGLMIEDISGKQYLDAVSGAVWCVNIGYGRERMAKAVYDQLIEMPYYAGSAGNIPTIKLAGKLKELLPRLDKTFFANSGSEANEKAFKAVRQMNRLKGNNEKYKILYRDRDYHGTTIGALSATGQHERKADYGPFVPGFSSFEHACCYRCPFGKEYGSCEIECAQAVEWAIKREGGAEQVAAIIVEPITAGGGIIKPVPEYYPMVQKICKKYDVEMIMDEVVCGFGRTGKWFGHLHFDVDPDIMTTAKGMASAYQPLSCMMAKDHIFNVFKEDASDPLAFFRDISTYGGCAGSTAAGLENIAIMEEENLLDNTVKMGEYMLGQLNELRSMDLVGDVRGEGLFAGVELVVDKKTKQAVSEAQMAQVMADIAAQGVLCGRTNKSLPGLNNTVTLAPALVATKEDIDRIVGAIKNSLEKNAK from the coding sequence ATGGCTGAATTAACAACAGAACAATTAATTGCAATGGACAAGGATAGTTTATGGCATCACCTTTTTCAACATAAGGCTCTTGAAACAAATAACCCATTAATCGTTACTGGTGGTAAAGGTCTAATGATCGAAGACATCAGTGGAAAACAATATTTAGATGCAGTTTCTGGTGCAGTTTGGTGTGTAAACATTGGCTATGGTAGAGAAAGAATGGCTAAAGCTGTTTATGACCAATTAATAGAAATGCCTTACTATGCAGGTAGTGCTGGTAATATTCCTACTATCAAATTAGCCGGAAAATTAAAGGAACTTCTTCCTAGATTAGATAAAACTTTCTTTGCTAACAGTGGATCTGAAGCAAATGAAAAGGCATTTAAAGCAGTAAGACAAATGAACCGTTTAAAAGGAAATAACGAAAAATATAAAATCTTATATCGTGACCGTGACTACCATGGTACAACTATAGGTGCATTAAGTGCAACAGGACAACATGAAAGAAAAGCTGATTATGGTCCATTCGTACCTGGTTTCTCTTCATTTGAACATGCTTGTTGTTACAGATGTCCATTTGGTAAAGAATACGGAAGCTGTGAAATCGAATGTGCTCAAGCAGTAGAATGGGCAATCAAAAGAGAAGGCGGAGCTGAACAAGTTGCTGCTATTATCGTTGAGCCTATCACTGCTGGTGGTGGTATTATTAAGCCAGTTCCAGAATACTATCCAATGGTACAAAAAATCTGTAAAAAATATGATGTAGAAATGATCATGGATGAAGTTGTTTGTGGTTTCGGTAGAACTGGTAAATGGTTTGGACATTTACACTTTGATGTAGATCCTGACATTATGACTACTGCTAAAGGTATGGCTAGTGCTTACCAACCATTATCTTGTATGATGGCTAAAGATCATATCTTTAATGTATTTAAAGAAGATGCTAGCGATCCATTAGCATTCTTCCGTGATATCAGTACTTATGGTGGTTGTGCTGGTTCTACTGCAGCTGGTTTAGAAAACATTGCAATTATGGAAGAAGAAAACTTATTAGACAACACTGTTAAAATGGGTGAATACATGTTAGGTCAATTAAACGAATTACGTTCAATGGACTTAGTTGGTGACGTTCGTGGTGAAGGTTTATTTGCAGGTGTTGAATTAGTAGTAGATAAGAAAACTAAGCAAGCTGTATCTGAAGCTCAAATGGCTCAAGTTATGGCTGACATAGCAGCTCAAGGTGTATTATGTGGTAGAACTAATAAGAGTTTACCAGGCTTAAATAATACTGTAACTTTAGCTCCAGCATTAGTTGCAACTAAAGAAGATATTGATAGAATTGTTGGTGCTATTAAAAACTCTTTAGAAAAAAATGCTAAATAA
- the ald gene encoding alanine dehydrogenase, which produces MIVGIPMEIKNNENRVGGTPAGADALVRAGHTVVVQAGAGLGTGFTDAEYEAVGAKILPDIASVYAEADMIWKVKEPLPSEYPLFKEGQILFTYLHLAPEVELTKALLEKKIVGIAYETVQIGRTLPLLAPMSEVAGRMSVQIGAQFLMKHHGGVGTLMGGVPGVRPAKVVVVGGGVAGTNAAKMANGLKADVSIIELNGERLRYLDDLFDGRVKTLKSNPFNIANEVKDADVVISSVLIPGAKAPKLVTEEMVKTMKPGAVIVDIAIDQGGSVETITGATTHDNPVRVIHDVLHYSVANMPGAFARTSTITLENNTAAYATLIANKGWKQACIDRPELVSGLNTCEGHVTYKAVADAQGVEYVPAETFLK; this is translated from the coding sequence ATGATCGTAGGTATTCCTATGGAGATTAAAAACAATGAAAACCGTGTAGGTGGAACTCCTGCAGGTGCGGATGCTCTTGTAAGAGCTGGACATACTGTAGTAGTACAAGCAGGTGCTGGTCTTGGAACTGGTTTCACTGATGCAGAATATGAAGCAGTAGGAGCTAAAATCCTTCCTGATATCGCATCAGTATACGCTGAAGCTGATATGATTTGGAAAGTTAAAGAGCCACTTCCATCTGAGTATCCATTATTTAAAGAAGGACAGATTTTATTTACATACTTACACTTAGCTCCAGAAGTTGAATTAACTAAAGCTTTACTTGAAAAGAAAATCGTTGGTATCGCTTATGAAACAGTACAAATCGGAAGAACATTACCTTTACTAGCTCCTATGAGTGAAGTAGCAGGTAGAATGTCTGTTCAAATTGGTGCTCAATTCTTAATGAAACACCATGGTGGTGTTGGTACATTAATGGGTGGTGTTCCAGGAGTAAGACCAGCTAAAGTTGTTGTAGTTGGTGGTGGTGTTGCTGGTACTAACGCTGCTAAAATGGCTAATGGATTAAAAGCTGACGTTTCAATCATTGAATTAAATGGAGAACGTTTACGTTATTTAGATGACTTATTTGATGGTAGAGTTAAAACTCTTAAATCTAACCCATTTAACATTGCTAATGAAGTTAAAGATGCTGACGTAGTAATCAGTTCTGTATTAATCCCAGGTGCTAAAGCTCCTAAATTAGTTACAGAAGAAATGGTTAAAACAATGAAGCCAGGTGCAGTAATTGTTGACATCGCTATTGACCAAGGTGGGTCTGTTGAAACTATTACAGGCGCAACTACTCATGACAATCCAGTTAGAGTAATCCATGATGTTCTTCATTATTCTGTTGCAAACATGCCTGGTGCATTTGCAAGAACTTCTACTATTACATTAGAAAACAATACTGCAGCTTATGCTACTTTAATCGCTAACAAAGGATGGAAACAAGCTTGCATCGATCGTCCTGAATTAGTATCAGGTTTAAACACTTGCGAAGGACATGTAACATACAAAGCGGTTGCTGACGCTCAAGGTGTTGAATACGTTCCAGCTGAAACTTTCTTAAAATAA
- a CDS encoding sugar diacid recognition domain-containing protein: MLKRLAPKIVSSISQAIGYQIFITDEKAILVGASDHSIIGTFSESALKSIKCRKNEPIKYIKESNEIKGIILTVKLAGKIVGTIGITGDPQEVQRFGILAKNQAESLLWEEVFYNSTLLQEEAVKSFIKEISIFNESKTEEFVIIAKGYKLGFDITPPHIAIAIEVCKENKLSKVKDIEGFMHEDNEQYKQGVKIEIISKIKKIFSGIDDIVAPIGVNRYIILKALKCSCDEKGTLEIIEDTCRNFSRNLQEGGIDVYIGIGSLARNVSGLSKSYKESWRAIEIGKRAKKSSRIFQINEFHLESLILNTQKDACEDFLQIALSTLKEQTDWIDLSKTIKAWCECRFSQVEAAKELFIHRNTLNHRLNKIYKVSGINIKDFKEAITLYLAVIMGEIL, encoded by the coding sequence ATGCTAAAAAGGTTGGCGCCCAAAATCGTATCGTCAATTAGTCAAGCTATAGGATACCAAATTTTTATTACAGATGAAAAGGCTATTTTAGTTGGTGCCAGCGACCATAGTATCATTGGCACATTTAGTGAATCAGCACTTAAATCTATAAAATGTCGGAAAAATGAACCTATCAAATATATTAAGGAATCAAATGAAATAAAGGGTATAATTTTAACCGTGAAATTAGCTGGAAAAATAGTTGGCACCATTGGTATTACAGGTGATCCTCAGGAAGTACAAAGGTTTGGAATTCTAGCTAAAAACCAAGCTGAGAGTTTGTTGTGGGAAGAAGTTTTTTATAATTCGACTTTGCTTCAAGAAGAAGCAGTCAAAAGTTTTATTAAAGAAATCTCAATTTTCAATGAAAGTAAAACAGAAGAATTTGTAATCATAGCTAAAGGATATAAATTGGGTTTTGATATCACACCTCCTCATATTGCAATTGCCATTGAGGTGTGCAAGGAAAATAAATTATCAAAAGTTAAAGATATAGAAGGATTTATGCATGAGGACAACGAACAATACAAACAAGGCGTTAAAATTGAGATTATATCTAAAATTAAGAAAATTTTTTCAGGTATAGATGATATAGTTGCACCCATAGGTGTAAATAGATACATTATACTAAAAGCGCTAAAATGCAGTTGTGATGAAAAAGGTACACTAGAAATAATCGAAGATACTTGCAGGAACTTTAGTAGGAATTTGCAAGAAGGTGGAATTGATGTATATATAGGTATTGGTTCTTTAGCAAGAAATGTTTCAGGACTAAGTAAATCTTATAAAGAATCCTGGCGAGCAATAGAAATTGGGAAAAGGGCAAAAAAAAGTTCTCGAATTTTTCAAATAAATGAATTTCATCTAGAAAGTTTAATTTTAAATACTCAAAAGGATGCTTGTGAGGATTTTCTGCAAATTGCACTTTCAACCTTAAAAGAACAAACAGACTGGATAGATCTTTCCAAAACAATTAAAGCTTGGTGTGAGTGCAGGTTTAGTCAAGTTGAGGCTGCTAAGGAATTGTTTATTCATAGAAATACTCTTAACCATAGGTTAAATAAAATATATAAAGTAAGTGGAATTAATATTAAAGACTTTAAAGAGGCAATTACTCTATATCTAGCTGTAATAATGGGAGAAATACTCTAA